The proteins below come from a single Edaphobacter acidisoli genomic window:
- a CDS encoding TolC family protein, producing the protein MGALALACLAATTALCQSPAQSAAQSPAPSTSSLPSAPTPHVAPLKLAGDVVVEQGTGQPMPLSLDDAVELGLKHNLQLNLARQNQHLVHGEVLTVANNLLPSLTAKASTGTQEINLAAMGFKPTSLESFGISPSQFKTIVKVSTTSAELDMNQQLFNVPAYYLYRAAQKADRVASMTELNQEGAVTIDVASQYLLALADASEIENAQALVKADEVAFQQADDSHNHGVGTNLDVLRARVQLQTEQQVLISAQDTFSKDKIALNRMMGIPADQELTLTDKAPYNEFSELPLDEAKRIAYSRRKDLLSLEAQLEVAERAGKAVKFERLPSLSFNGHYGVIGETTGMYHGDFSAQGKLSVPIFEEGQLRGENEVAGAQTDALREQIASLRITIEEQIRTAMLDVDSSAQLVKVARSNVDLASEELDQASQRFTAGVDDNLAVVRAQAALAQAQTQLISTLYQYNVSKLMLARNTGVVESQYKTYLGL; encoded by the coding sequence GTGGGAGCGCTCGCGCTCGCCTGCCTTGCGGCGACGACTGCCCTTTGCCAGAGTCCCGCGCAGAGTGCAGCGCAGAGTCCTGCTCCAAGCACATCCAGCCTGCCCTCGGCTCCCACGCCCCATGTTGCCCCCCTCAAGCTTGCAGGCGATGTCGTAGTCGAGCAGGGCACAGGCCAGCCCATGCCGCTCAGTCTCGACGATGCCGTCGAGCTCGGCCTCAAGCACAACCTCCAGCTCAACCTCGCGCGCCAGAACCAGCACCTCGTGCACGGCGAAGTCCTCACCGTCGCCAACAATCTGCTGCCCAGCCTCACGGCAAAAGCAAGTACCGGCACGCAGGAGATCAACCTCGCCGCAATGGGCTTCAAGCCAACGTCGCTTGAGAGCTTCGGCATCTCGCCAAGCCAGTTCAAGACCATCGTTAAGGTCTCGACGACCTCGGCCGAGCTGGACATGAACCAGCAGTTGTTCAACGTGCCTGCCTACTATCTCTACCGCGCCGCCCAGAAGGCCGATCGCGTCGCCAGCATGACAGAGCTGAACCAGGAAGGCGCCGTAACCATCGATGTCGCCTCACAATATCTGCTCGCGCTGGCCGATGCTTCCGAGATCGAGAACGCGCAGGCGCTCGTCAAAGCCGACGAGGTTGCTTTCCAGCAGGCGGACGACTCCCACAACCACGGGGTCGGCACCAACCTCGACGTGCTCCGCGCCCGTGTGCAGTTGCAGACCGAGCAGCAAGTCCTTATCAGTGCTCAGGACACCTTCAGCAAAGACAAGATCGCGCTCAACCGCATGATGGGCATCCCCGCCGATCAGGAGCTGACCCTTACCGACAAGGCGCCTTATAACGAGTTCTCCGAGCTTCCACTGGATGAGGCAAAGCGCATCGCCTACTCGCGCCGCAAAGACCTGCTCAGCCTCGAAGCGCAGTTAGAAGTAGCCGAGCGCGCTGGCAAAGCCGTCAAATTCGAGCGTCTTCCATCGCTCTCGTTTAACGGCCATTACGGTGTCATCGGCGAAACCACCGGTATGTACCACGGCGATTTCTCCGCCCAGGGCAAGCTCAGCGTCCCCATCTTCGAAGAGGGCCAGTTACGCGGTGAGAATGAAGTTGCCGGTGCGCAAACCGATGCCCTGCGCGAACAGATCGCTTCGCTGCGAATCACCATCGAAGAGCAGATCCGCACGGCAATGCTCGACGTGGACTCCTCCGCGCAGCTCGTCAAAGTCGCACGCAGCAACGTCGATCTCGCCAGCGAAGAGCTCGACCAGGCCTCGCAGCGCTTCACCGCAGGCGTAGACGATAACCTCGCCGTCGTGCGCGCCCAGGCCGCGCTCGCCCAGGCCCAGACGCAACTGATCTCGACCCTCTACCAGTACAACGTCTCCAAGCTGATGCTGGCCCGCAACACCGGCGTCGTCGAATCACAATACAAAACCTACCTCGGCCTGTAG
- a CDS encoding DsbA family protein, which yields MRLTKMTRIVLAALLLLAIPGVPAFAQSAAPPNSGDSFKDTSTLHAPAGARVAVIEYEDLECPACAHAFPIVQQAIAHYNIPYIRHDFPLPQHIWSFDAAVTARYIQDKINPKSAEDFRGAVFANQTAIASKEDLENFTRSYFQKHGWQMPFVMDPTGQFKREVITDRSLGERVGLSHTPSIFVVTAHHWTQVTDVSLLYQTIDTALAEAPAATKTVARRTHR from the coding sequence ATGCGTCTTACGAAAATGACCCGCATTGTCCTCGCTGCTCTCCTGCTGCTTGCCATTCCCGGCGTTCCGGCCTTTGCCCAGAGCGCCGCGCCGCCAAACTCCGGCGACTCCTTCAAAGACACTTCGACGCTTCATGCTCCGGCTGGCGCGAGGGTTGCCGTGATCGAATATGAAGACCTCGAATGCCCGGCCTGCGCCCATGCATTCCCCATCGTTCAGCAGGCCATCGCGCACTACAACATTCCGTACATTCGCCATGACTTCCCTCTGCCGCAGCACATCTGGAGCTTCGACGCGGCGGTGACGGCGCGTTACATTCAGGACAAGATCAATCCGAAGTCGGCGGAGGATTTCCGCGGCGCGGTCTTTGCCAACCAGACGGCAATTGCCTCGAAGGAAGACCTTGAGAACTTTACGCGGAGTTATTTTCAAAAGCATGGCTGGCAGATGCCGTTTGTGATGGACCCGACGGGCCAGTTCAAGCGCGAGGTGATTACAGACCGGTCGCTGGGTGAGCGCGTCGGCTTGAGCCACACGCCTTCGATCTTCGTCGTCACGGCGCACCATTGGACACAGGTGACGGACGTAAGCCTGCTCTACCAGACCATCGATACTGCGTTGGCGGAAGCTCCGGCGGCCACGAAGACGGTGGCACGGAGAACACACCGGTAA
- a CDS encoding radical SAM protein: MSFTVPSTGRRVMTPRRRWKAATRKLRELGSIGSALASTGHPYMAHIVPMRRCNLACAYCNEYDDVSEPVPIDEMLRRIDHLGRLGTSVITISGGEPLLHPELDQIIARIRRTGAIAGMITNGYLLMPERIERLNKAGLDHMQISIDNVMPDDVSKKSLKVLDKKLQMLAEHADFHVNINSVVGGGIANPQDALTISQRALGLGFSSTIGIIHDGSGQLKPLGPAERSVWNKVRQLTRRSYSRFNHFQEAIANGKTNDWRCRAGGRYLYICENGLVHYCSQQRGYPATPLADYTTADVKREFLTEKTCAPSCTISCVHQVSYIDHWRAPQTSHVTPGASHGSGAQELVQIR; encoded by the coding sequence ATGTCCTTTACCGTTCCCTCAACCGGCCGGCGCGTTATGACGCCCCGCCGCCGCTGGAAGGCCGCGACGCGCAAGCTGCGTGAACTCGGCTCCATCGGCTCGGCGCTGGCCTCTACCGGTCACCCCTACATGGCGCACATCGTGCCCATGCGGCGCTGCAACCTGGCCTGCGCCTACTGCAACGAGTACGACGACGTCTCCGAGCCCGTCCCCATCGACGAGATGCTCCGCCGCATCGACCACCTCGGCCGCCTCGGCACCAGCGTCATCACGATCTCGGGCGGCGAGCCGCTCCTGCACCCTGAGCTCGACCAGATCATCGCCCGCATCCGCCGCACCGGAGCCATCGCTGGCATGATCACCAACGGCTATCTGCTGATGCCCGAACGGATCGAGCGCCTCAACAAGGCCGGCCTCGATCACATGCAGATCTCCATCGACAACGTCATGCCCGACGACGTTTCGAAGAAGTCCCTCAAAGTCCTCGACAAGAAGCTCCAAATGCTCGCCGAACACGCCGACTTCCATGTCAACATCAACTCCGTCGTCGGCGGAGGCATCGCCAACCCGCAGGACGCGCTCACCATCAGCCAGCGCGCCCTGGGCCTTGGCTTCAGCTCCACAATCGGCATCATTCACGATGGCAGCGGCCAGCTAAAACCGCTCGGCCCAGCCGAACGCTCCGTCTGGAACAAGGTGCGCCAGCTCACCCGCCGCAGCTACTCCCGCTTCAACCACTTCCAGGAAGCCATCGCCAACGGCAAGACCAACGACTGGCGCTGCCGCGCCGGAGGCCGCTACCTCTACATCTGCGAAAACGGCCTGGTGCACTACTGCAGCCAGCAGCGCGGCTACCCCGCCACTCCGCTGGCCGATTACACCACCGCCGACGTGAAGCGCGAGTTCCTCACCGAGAAGACCTGTGCCCCAAGCTGCACGATCTCCTGCGTCCACCAGGTCAGCTACATCGACCACTGGCGCGCCCCGCAGACCTCGCACGTCACCCCGGGCGCATCGCACGGCTCCGGCGCGCAGGAGTTGGTCCAGATTCGCTAA
- a CDS encoding MarR family winged helix-turn-helix transcriptional regulator yields MDRDRIDEPRPAFLLSQLGAHAASQFAERLKVLDLAPQDAGVLRLLRVAAGLSQQELAGRLRIHPSRLVAILDNLGKRGLVERRANQEDRRLYSLFLTKRGEETLERIGKVAQEHQEALLSALSREERDTLATLLLKVADHQGLVRGVHPGYQRMGATKRPGEPVNTKSL; encoded by the coding sequence ATGGACCGCGACAGGATAGATGAACCACGACCGGCGTTTCTGCTCTCCCAGCTTGGGGCGCATGCCGCCTCGCAATTTGCTGAAAGACTCAAAGTTCTGGACCTCGCGCCACAGGATGCGGGCGTTTTGCGGCTGCTGCGCGTTGCAGCCGGATTGAGCCAGCAGGAGCTTGCCGGCAGGCTCAGGATTCATCCCAGCCGCCTGGTGGCAATTCTGGACAACCTTGGGAAACGTGGGCTGGTGGAGCGGAGGGCGAACCAGGAGGACCGGCGGCTGTATTCACTTTTCCTGACGAAGCGCGGCGAGGAGACCCTGGAGCGCATAGGCAAGGTGGCACAGGAGCATCAGGAGGCGTTGTTATCGGCGCTCAGCCGGGAAGAACGCGATACGCTTGCGACGCTTCTGCTGAAGGTTGCCGACCACCAGGGACTGGTTCGTGGCGTTCATCCGGGGTATCAGAGGATGGGAGCGACGAAGCGGCCGGGTGAACCTGTCAATACAAAGAGCCTGTAA
- a CDS encoding TonB-dependent receptor: MGTRQHGIGLSGGRGVAVGTVRMVLRLAVMCLFGLAIAAPLQAQENGSQVVWRGVLHDASGAPIVSARIELKGSKQSARETTRKDGSFQFHPMPVGQYRLFVEANGKTMESAQALDLAASTQAAMITVSGRGEITVAAMQAASEAATGGEQLTGQAVSSLPLNKRDFSSLLLLAAGTMTDANGATNFTAQFAINGQRGVEATFAMDGADISDPEMGGATFTNFNVDAVQEIQSSSGWMPAEIGRGAAGYTNIITRSGASGFHGSFFEFVRNSAFDARNYFDHPTLAYPGRIPPFRRNEFGFTNGGPVYLPHVYDGRKRTFYFAQYQGFRQVLGTTQVMPVPTAPERSGIDVVTYPDGSTDTLNVPVNSNIAAILARYPMPNLPTGAYGARTYATASKVTTNANQFSVRIDHAFTPKDQFFARFNYDNLTGPTTNPDQTAVDPAFGVEYFDRQRNVMGSYTRTVSPRLVLQSLVSITRTTPGFPTTDYADPAVKFDDGLFEPFNGAGGSVMQAYGNLFEGHQDITYTRAGHVFKAGFEARLNRDTTYFGTSPNGEYDFGGGTAYATEAITSASGKHDVAVGQPLPDTLSAFLSGSAFSYTVALAPPYSSGGQHIGPAAISRENYNAWIQDTWKVTPTFTLDYGLRWEYYTPIKERAHRTAAFRTIDGTQQYIVNPQPGYSTTLNGWGPRVQATWQASSNLTAHVGGAMTVIPPNIWQDNFLTGSTPYVIYPRQVASSTVPIPYGFQINPQQLPHVYTPSGTDIFAADKTTSVPANTIMDVDRYEKDLAALTDSTTVSALNLSGIDAKFGDATLYTWTLGVERKFGNLTADANYVGTAAEKLPRYSFPNAYPGASPGFAPHTQFDNDGNVTGGFGVENVITSDAHSSYHALQTSLSGTVPHGGPGMQASYTWSKSLDTTSLVLGGTGSTGATASGFSQNPFDTHPEKGPSLFDVTQGFSLSLAQDLHLAQAPFLRGASKTVTDGWEMLSISSISSGAPFTVYSGVQQTGYGSNGVDRPDQIAKPQLSTARKVREDYFGQGANNAADYFSIPIHIAGGSGPNEGRFGTLGRNTFRGPAYYDFDFSFIKDTPFGRRKNNTELTDLQFRAEFFNLFNIVNMGLPANVLTGSGFGFISKTAGTSRQIQFSLKLIY; encoded by the coding sequence GTGGGGACCAGGCAGCATGGCATTGGGTTGAGCGGCGGAAGGGGTGTAGCGGTAGGGACGGTTCGGATGGTCCTTCGCCTGGCGGTGATGTGTCTGTTCGGGTTGGCAATCGCGGCGCCGCTTCAGGCGCAGGAGAACGGCAGCCAGGTGGTGTGGCGTGGCGTGCTCCATGATGCGAGCGGTGCGCCGATCGTGTCGGCGCGGATCGAGCTGAAGGGCAGTAAACAATCGGCGCGCGAGACGACCCGGAAGGATGGCAGCTTCCAGTTTCATCCCATGCCTGTGGGGCAGTATCGGCTGTTTGTCGAGGCGAACGGGAAGACGATGGAGAGCGCGCAGGCGCTCGATCTGGCTGCGTCGACACAGGCAGCAATGATTACAGTCTCGGGACGTGGCGAGATTACGGTGGCCGCGATGCAGGCTGCATCCGAGGCGGCGACCGGTGGAGAGCAACTGACCGGGCAGGCGGTGAGCTCGCTGCCGTTGAATAAGCGCGACTTCAGCTCGCTGCTGCTGCTGGCAGCGGGCACGATGACCGATGCCAACGGCGCGACGAACTTCACCGCCCAGTTTGCCATCAACGGTCAGCGCGGCGTGGAGGCGACATTTGCCATGGACGGCGCTGACATCAGCGATCCGGAGATGGGCGGCGCTACGTTCACCAACTTCAACGTGGATGCGGTACAGGAGATTCAATCGAGCTCGGGCTGGATGCCCGCGGAGATCGGGCGCGGCGCAGCGGGCTACACCAACATCATCACGCGCTCGGGTGCGAGCGGCTTTCATGGCTCGTTCTTTGAATTTGTGCGCAACTCAGCCTTCGACGCGCGCAACTACTTTGACCATCCGACGCTTGCTTATCCGGGCCGCATTCCACCGTTCCGCCGCAACGAGTTTGGATTTACCAATGGAGGTCCGGTCTATCTGCCGCATGTGTACGACGGGCGGAAGCGCACCTTCTACTTCGCGCAGTATCAGGGTTTCCGTCAGGTGCTGGGCACGACCCAGGTGATGCCTGTGCCGACCGCGCCGGAGCGCTCCGGCATCGACGTCGTTACATATCCCGATGGCTCGACCGACACGCTGAATGTGCCGGTGAATTCGAACATCGCCGCGATTCTGGCGCGGTATCCGATGCCGAACCTGCCGACTGGCGCGTATGGTGCGCGCACCTATGCAACCGCTTCCAAGGTGACGACGAATGCAAACCAGTTTTCGGTACGGATCGACCACGCCTTCACTCCGAAGGACCAGTTCTTTGCGCGCTTCAACTATGACAACCTGACGGGCCCGACAACCAATCCCGATCAGACCGCAGTCGATCCAGCATTTGGCGTCGAGTACTTCGACCGTCAACGCAACGTGATGGGTTCGTACACGCGCACGGTCTCGCCGCGTCTTGTGTTGCAGTCGCTGGTCAGCATTACGCGGACGACGCCGGGATTTCCCACCACAGATTACGCAGATCCGGCAGTGAAATTTGATGATGGACTCTTTGAGCCTTTCAACGGAGCAGGTGGCTCTGTGATGCAGGCCTACGGAAACCTCTTCGAGGGTCACCAGGACATTACCTACACCCGCGCGGGGCACGTGTTTAAGGCTGGATTTGAAGCTCGGCTGAACCGCGACACGACCTACTTTGGCACCAGTCCGAATGGCGAGTATGACTTCGGCGGCGGCACGGCTTATGCCACGGAGGCGATCACTTCGGCCAGCGGCAAACATGACGTGGCCGTGGGGCAACCTCTGCCAGATACACTGTCGGCGTTTCTTTCTGGAAGTGCCTTCAGCTATACCGTTGCGCTTGCGCCGCCGTACTCTTCGGGTGGGCAGCACATCGGTCCGGCCGCCATCAGTCGCGAAAACTACAACGCCTGGATACAGGACACATGGAAGGTGACTCCCACGTTTACACTCGACTACGGCCTGCGCTGGGAGTACTACACGCCGATTAAAGAACGCGCACACCGCACCGCTGCCTTCCGCACCATCGATGGAACGCAGCAGTACATCGTCAATCCGCAACCTGGCTATAGCACCACACTGAATGGCTGGGGGCCACGCGTGCAGGCGACGTGGCAGGCAAGCAGCAACCTGACGGCGCATGTGGGCGGAGCCATGACTGTGATTCCGCCAAACATTTGGCAGGACAACTTTCTGACCGGTTCGACGCCTTACGTGATCTATCCGCGCCAGGTAGCTTCGTCCACCGTGCCCATACCGTACGGTTTCCAGATCAACCCGCAGCAGCTGCCGCATGTATACACGCCAAGCGGCACGGATATCTTTGCCGCCGACAAGACGACGAGCGTACCCGCGAACACAATCATGGATGTGGACCGCTATGAAAAAGACCTGGCGGCGCTGACGGACAGCACAACGGTGAGCGCGCTGAATCTCTCCGGCATCGACGCAAAGTTTGGTGACGCGACGCTCTACACATGGACGCTCGGCGTGGAGCGCAAATTCGGCAACCTGACAGCCGACGCAAACTACGTCGGTACAGCGGCGGAGAAGTTGCCGCGTTACAGTTTTCCCAACGCGTATCCGGGTGCAAGTCCAGGCTTCGCACCGCACACGCAATTCGACAACGATGGCAATGTAACCGGCGGCTTTGGCGTGGAGAACGTGATCACCAGTGACGCGCACTCGAGCTACCATGCGCTGCAGACATCGCTTTCAGGCACGGTGCCGCACGGCGGCCCTGGAATGCAGGCCAGCTATACATGGAGCAAGTCGCTCGACACGACGAGCCTGGTGCTGGGGGGGACGGGTTCGACCGGCGCAACGGCGTCGGGCTTCTCGCAGAATCCCTTCGATACACATCCCGAGAAGGGGCCGTCGCTGTTTGACGTGACGCAGGGCTTCAGCCTGAGCCTGGCGCAAGACCTACACCTCGCACAGGCTCCGTTTCTTCGTGGAGCGAGCAAGACAGTCACTGATGGATGGGAGATGCTGAGTATCTCGAGCATTAGCTCTGGTGCGCCGTTCACCGTGTACTCCGGGGTGCAGCAGACTGGGTACGGATCCAATGGCGTGGACCGCCCGGACCAGATTGCCAAGCCGCAGCTCTCCACTGCGCGCAAGGTGCGCGAAGATTACTTCGGACAGGGCGCGAACAATGCCGCCGATTACTTCTCGATTCCGATTCACATTGCCGGAGGGTCGGGGCCAAACGAGGGGCGCTTTGGCACGCTGGGACGCAATACGTTTCGCGGGCCAGCTTACTACGACTTCGACTTTTCGTTTATCAAAGACACTCCGTTTGGCAGGCGCAAGAACAATACGGAGCTGACGGATTTGCAGTTCCGCGCCGAGTTCTTCAACCTCTTCAACATCGTGAACATGGGCTTGCCTGCAAACGTCCTTACTGGATCCGGCTTCGGCTTCATCAGCAAGACTGCAGGCACGTCACGGCAGATTCAGTTCTCGCTCAAACTCATCTATTGA
- a CDS encoding fumarylacetoacetate hydrolase family protein, translating into MLDTVRAAVKGKDVVFDTNKALAPIVGQEVWAAGVTYYRSRSARMEESKDAGGGTFYDRVYAAQRPELFFKCAGWRAVGPGGTVRIRHDAKWSVPEPELALVMNARGQLVGYTIGNDMSSRDIEGENPLYLPQAKVYNGSCALGPAVLLAESPLAKTTAIRLEILRGKEIAFSGSTTLAELKREPEELISYLFRELDFPHGAYLMTGTGIVPQDDFTLSSGDIIRISIDGLGTLENHVG; encoded by the coding sequence TTGCTTGATACAGTTCGCGCAGCGGTAAAGGGAAAGGACGTCGTTTTCGATACGAACAAGGCTCTTGCGCCAATCGTCGGGCAGGAAGTGTGGGCAGCGGGAGTGACCTACTATCGGAGCCGCAGTGCGCGCATGGAAGAGAGCAAAGACGCTGGCGGAGGAACATTCTACGATCGCGTCTACGCAGCGCAACGTCCAGAGCTGTTCTTCAAATGCGCGGGCTGGCGAGCAGTTGGGCCAGGCGGAACGGTTCGCATCAGGCATGATGCGAAGTGGTCAGTGCCCGAACCGGAACTGGCGCTGGTGATGAATGCTCGCGGACAGCTTGTCGGCTACACCATCGGCAACGACATGAGCTCGCGCGACATCGAAGGTGAGAATCCGCTCTATCTGCCGCAGGCAAAGGTCTACAACGGAAGCTGCGCTCTCGGCCCCGCGGTGCTACTTGCCGAAAGCCCACTCGCAAAAACCACCGCAATTCGATTGGAGATTTTACGTGGCAAAGAGATCGCATTCAGCGGCAGCACTACACTGGCCGAGCTGAAGCGCGAGCCTGAGGAGCTGATCTCCTATCTCTTCCGTGAACTGGATTTTCCGCACGGCGCTTATCTTATGACCGGCACCGGCATCGTGCCCCAGGACGACTTTACGCTGAGCAGCGGCGACATCATCCGCATCAGCATCGATGGGTTGGGTACGCTCGAAAACCACGTTGGCTGA
- a CDS encoding YjhG/YagF family D-xylonate dehydratase: MTNGGSRIGQIAAAQVLESDAAIFREVKTHAPGPSGALPLTPAMLLNQPSGNLFGLSQDAGMGWEPARLLDPEFLILSTHGGVRAQDGTPIALGFHTGHWEVGLLVAEAARELRDRHAIPFAGACTDPCDGRTQGTEGMLDSLPYRNDAAMVLRRLMRSLPTRKGVIGIATCDKGLPAMMMALASSGAYPSILVPGGVTLLPDDGEDAGKVQTIGARFAQDQITLEYAAEVGCKACASPGGGCQFLGTAASSQVVAEALGLSLPHAALAPSGQPVWLDAAARSARAMLRMVQLGIGTRDIITDSAIRNAMVVHAAFGGSTNLLLHLPAIAHAAGLKRPTANDWAEVNRLVPRLVDALPNGPKGFATVQVFLAGGVPEVMLHLRDAGLLDTTARTVTGESLDENLNWWLQSERRTRMRERLLELDHVDADEVILSPDRAKARGLTSTVCFPSGNLAPEGSVIKSTAIDPSLIDEKNVYRHIGPARVFTTETAAIDAIKRGKILENDVIVLICGGPKGAGMQEVYQITSALKSLPFCKHVAVLTDARFSGVSTGACIGHISPEALADGPIGRVLDGDMIQIVVDRATLHGTVDLIGEEGERFSVDEGRRRLASRKPRGDLAPHPSLPDDTRLWAALVQASGGVWGGCVYDVDAIVVKLQNRRREQ; the protein is encoded by the coding sequence ATGACCAACGGAGGCAGTCGCATCGGCCAAATTGCAGCGGCGCAAGTGCTCGAAAGCGACGCCGCAATTTTTCGCGAGGTAAAGACTCACGCACCAGGCCCGAGTGGCGCGCTGCCACTGACGCCGGCAATGCTGCTGAACCAGCCTTCGGGCAACCTGTTCGGACTGAGCCAGGACGCCGGAATGGGTTGGGAACCTGCGCGCCTGCTTGATCCTGAATTTCTCATTCTGAGTACGCATGGAGGTGTACGTGCGCAGGACGGCACACCGATAGCGCTCGGGTTTCACACCGGGCACTGGGAGGTTGGGCTGCTTGTCGCGGAGGCCGCGCGAGAGTTGCGCGACCGCCATGCGATCCCATTCGCAGGAGCATGCACGGATCCATGCGATGGACGCACGCAAGGCACGGAGGGAATGCTTGATTCGCTTCCTTACCGCAACGATGCCGCGATGGTTCTCAGGCGGCTGATGCGTTCGCTGCCGACGCGCAAAGGAGTCATCGGCATTGCGACCTGCGACAAAGGCCTGCCCGCAATGATGATGGCGCTCGCTTCGTCAGGAGCGTATCCGAGCATCCTGGTGCCCGGCGGAGTGACTTTGCTGCCGGACGACGGTGAAGACGCAGGCAAAGTCCAGACAATCGGAGCACGCTTCGCGCAGGACCAGATCACGCTGGAGTATGCGGCAGAGGTGGGCTGCAAGGCCTGCGCGTCGCCCGGCGGTGGATGCCAGTTTCTGGGAACAGCCGCATCGTCGCAGGTCGTAGCCGAGGCGCTTGGCCTCTCGCTCCCGCATGCTGCGCTTGCACCTTCAGGCCAGCCGGTGTGGCTCGATGCGGCAGCACGCTCCGCGCGTGCGATGCTGAGGATGGTGCAACTAGGCATCGGCACACGCGACATCATCACGGACTCTGCAATCCGCAATGCGATGGTGGTTCATGCGGCGTTTGGCGGATCGACCAACCTGCTGCTGCATCTCCCGGCCATCGCTCACGCAGCAGGATTGAAGCGGCCAACGGCGAACGATTGGGCCGAGGTGAATCGTCTTGTCCCGCGGCTGGTGGACGCCTTGCCGAATGGGCCGAAGGGTTTTGCAACCGTGCAGGTCTTTCTCGCCGGAGGCGTTCCCGAGGTGATGCTGCATCTGCGCGATGCCGGGTTGCTCGACACCACCGCGCGCACCGTGACAGGCGAGTCGCTCGACGAGAACCTCAACTGGTGGCTGCAGAGCGAACGTCGCACTCGCATGAGAGAGCGACTGCTGGAGCTGGACCATGTAGACGCCGACGAAGTGATTCTTTCGCCCGATCGTGCAAAGGCGCGCGGCCTTACTTCGACCGTGTGCTTTCCATCGGGAAACCTTGCGCCGGAAGGCTCGGTAATCAAGAGCACGGCGATTGATCCCTCATTGATCGACGAGAAGAATGTCTATCGGCATATAGGACCAGCGCGGGTGTTTACAACCGAAACTGCGGCCATCGACGCAATCAAGCGCGGAAAAATTTTAGAGAACGATGTTATCGTCCTGATCTGCGGCGGCCCGAAAGGCGCTGGAATGCAGGAGGTTTATCAGATCACCTCTGCCTTGAAGAGCCTCCCCTTCTGCAAACACGTCGCTGTATTAACGGACGCGCGCTTCAGCGGAGTCTCAACCGGAGCATGTATCGGACATATATCGCCCGAGGCGCTGGCAGATGGGCCAATCGGGCGAGTGCTTGATGGAGACATGATTCAGATCGTCGTGGACCGCGCCACACTGCACGGCACAGTAGACCTGATTGGCGAAGAGGGCGAACGATTTTCCGTGGATGAAGGCAGGCGCCGACTCGCATCGAGAAAGCCGCGCGGCGATCTTGCGCCGCATCCTTCTCTGCCCGACGACACAAGATTGTGGGCTGCGCTGGTTCAGGCTAGCGGAGGCGTGTGGGGAGGCTGCGTCTACGATGTGGACGCAATTGTTGTGAAATTGCAGAACAGGAGGCGTGAACAGTGA